A DNA window from Papio anubis isolate 15944 unplaced genomic scaffold, Panubis1.0 scaffold1726, whole genome shotgun sequence contains the following coding sequences:
- the LOC101007957 gene encoding splicing factor, proline- and glutamine-rich codes for MSRDRFRSRGGGGGGFHRRGGGGGRGGLHDFRSPPPGMGLNQNRGPMGPGPGQSGPKPPIPPPPPHQQQQQPPPQQPPPQQPPPHQPPPHPQPHQQQQPPPPPQDSSKPVVAQGPGPAPGVGSAPPASSSAPPATPPTSGAPPGSGPGPTPTPPPAVTSAPPGAPPPTPPSSGVPTTPPQAGGPPPPPAAGPGPGPGPKQGPGPGGPKGGKMPGGPKPGGGPGLSTPGGHPKPPHRGGGEPRGGRQHHPPYHQQHHQGPPPGGPGGRSEEKISDSEGFKANLSLLRRPGEKTYTQRCRLFVGNLPADITEDEFKRLFAKYGEPGEVFINKGKGFGFIKLESRALAEIAKAELDDTPMRGRQLRVRFATHAAALSVRNLSPYVSNELLEEAFSQFGPIERAVVIVDDRGRSTGKGIVEFASKPAARKAFERCSEGVFLLTTTPRPVIVEPLEQLDDEDGLPEKLAQKNPMYQKERETPPRFAQHGTFEYEYSQRWKSLDEMEKQQREQVEKNMKDAKDKLESEMEDAYHEHQANLLRQDLMRRQEELRRMEELHNQEMQKRKEMQLRQEEERRRREEEMMIRQREMEEQMRRQREESYSRMGYMDPRERDMRMGGGGAMNMGDPYGSGGQKFPPLGGGGGIGYEANPGVPPATMSGSMMGSDMVMYPVGRSTKENLVFTT; via the exons ATGTCTCGGGATCGGTTCCGGAGTcgtggcggtggcggtggcggctTCCACAGGCGCGGAGGaggcggcggccgcggcggccTCCACGACTTCCGTTCTCCGCCGCCCGGCATGGGCCTCAATCAGAATCGCGGCCCCATGGGTCCTGGCCCGGGCCAGAGCGGCCCTAAGCCTCCGATCCCGCCACCGCCTCCACACCAACAGCAGCAACAGCCACCACCGCAGCAGCCACCGCCACAGCAGCCGCCACCGCATCAGCCGCCGCCGCATCCACAGCcgcatcagcagcagcagccgccgccaccgccgcagGACTCTTCCAAGCCCGTCGTTGCTCAGGGACCCGGCCCCGCTCCCGGAGTAGGCAGCGCGCCGCCAGCCTCCAGCTCGGCCCCGCCCGCCACTCCGCCGACATCGGGGGCCCCGCCAGGGTCCGGGCCAGGCCCGACGCCGACCCCGCCGCCAGCAGTCACCTCGGCCCCTCCCGGGGCGCCGCCACCCACCCCGCCAAGCAGCGGGGTCCCTACCACACCTCCTCAGGCCGGaggcccgccgccgccgcctgcgGCAGGCCCGGGCCCGGGTCCAGGGCCTAAGCAGGGCCCAGGTCCGGGCGGTCCCAAAGGCGGCAAAATGCCTGGCGGGCCGAAGCCAGGTGGCGGCCCAGGCCTAAGCACCCCTGGCGGCCACCCCAAGCCGCCGCATCGAGGCGGCGGGGAGCCCCGCGGGGGCCGCCAGCACCACCCGCCCTACCACCAGCAGCACCACCAGGGGCCCCCGCCCGGGGGGCCCGGCGGCCGCAGCGAAGAGAAAATCTCGGACTCGGAG gGGTTTAAAGCCAACTTGTCTCTCTTGAGGAGGCCTGGAGAGAAAACTTATACACAGCGATGTCGGTTGTTTGTTGGGAATCTACCTGCTGATATCACGGAGGATGAATTCAAAAGACTATTTGCTAAATATGGAGAACCAGGAGAAGTATTTATCAACAAAGGCAAAGGATTCGGATTTATTAAGCTT GAATCTAGAGCTTTGGCTGAAATAGCCAAAGCGGAACTTGATGATACACCCATGAGAGGTAGACAGCTTCGAGTTCGCTTTGCCACACATGCTGCTGCCCTTTCTGTTCGTAATCTTTCACCTTATGTTTCCAATGAACTGTTGGAAGAAGCCTTTAGCCAGTTTGGTCCTATTGAAAGGGCTGTTGTAATAGTGGATGATCGTGGAAGATCTACAGGGAAAGGCATTGTTGAATTTGCTTCTAAGCCAGCAGCAAGAAAGGCATTTGAACGATGCAGTGAAGGTGTTTTCTTACTGACAAC AACTCCTCGTCCAGTCATCGTGGAACCACTTGAACAACTAGACGATGAAGATGGTCTTCCTGAAAAACTTGCCCAGAAGAATCCAATGTATCAAAA GGAGAGAGAAACCCCTCCTCGTTTTGCCCAGCATGGTACGTTTGAGTACGAATATTCTCAGCGATGGAAGTCTTTggatgaaatggaaaaacagcAAAGGGAACAAGTTGAAAAAAACATGAAGGATGCAAAAGACAAATTGGAAAGTGAAATGGAAGATGCCTATCATGAACATCAGGCAAATCTTTTGCGCCAAG ATCTGATGAGACGACAGGAAGAATTAAGACGCATGGAAGAACTTCACAATCAAGAAATGCAGAAACGTAAAGAAATGCAGTTGAG GCAAGAGGAGGAACGACgtagaagagaggaagagatgatGATTCGTCAACGTGAGATGGAAGAGCAAATGAGGCGCCAAAGAGAGGAAAGTTACAGCCGAATGGGCTACATGGATCCA aggGAAAGAGACATGAGAATGGGTGGCGGAGGAGCGATGAACATGGGAG atcCCTATGGTTCAGGAGGCCAGAAATTTCCACCtctaggtggtggtggtggcataGGTTATGAAGCTAATCCTGGCGTTCCACCAGCAACCATGAGTGGTTCCATGATGGGAAGTGACATGGTAATGTATCCTGTGGGACGTAGTACCAAGGAAAATCTCGTTTTCACAACTtag